One genomic region from Glaciimonas sp. PAMC28666 encodes:
- a CDS encoding carboxymuconolactone decarboxylase family protein encodes MKPNTKSIMIALTLAFSCNIAANAASRLPTISPEKYTDEQKQAADEFLASRKVPVFGPFEPLMYSPQVMSQARAMGDYLRYNSALGNTLSEFVILITAREWAQDYEWYVHYPIAIKAGIKPEVAEAIADGRRPTGMTDDEEIVYNFSTELYKNKRVSDAAYNRAEIRFGSKGIVDLTGINAYYTLLAMQLNVAQYQMPANGKRLSRFPE; translated from the coding sequence ATGAAGCCAAATACCAAGTCAATCATGATCGCTTTGACGCTTGCTTTTTCATGCAATATCGCCGCCAACGCAGCGAGTCGGTTGCCGACTATTTCACCAGAGAAATACACTGACGAGCAAAAGCAAGCCGCCGACGAATTTCTGGCCTCGCGGAAGGTGCCGGTTTTCGGACCATTCGAACCCTTGATGTACAGCCCGCAAGTCATGAGTCAGGCGCGTGCAATGGGGGATTATCTGCGTTATAACTCTGCGCTCGGCAATACCTTAAGCGAGTTTGTGATCTTGATTACTGCGCGGGAGTGGGCTCAGGATTACGAATGGTATGTGCATTATCCGATTGCCATCAAGGCAGGTATCAAACCAGAAGTCGCCGAAGCGATTGCGGATGGACGTCGTCCGACCGGCATGACCGATGATGAAGAAATCGTCTACAATTTTTCCACCGAGCTTTACAAAAATAAACGGGTCTCCGATGCAGCTTACAATCGTGCGGAAATACGGTTTGGCAGTAAAGGAATTGTAGACTTAACCGGCATCAACGCTTACTACACTTTATTGGCGATGCAGCTTAACGTGGCTCAATATCAAATGCCAGCGAATGGCAAGCGGTTGAGTCGCTTTCCAGAGTAA
- the pdeR gene encoding cyclic di-GMP phosphodiesterase: MEEDIDNPKLFTHFGTTSPCWKLTTDSDSLNVSGEINSATAAIELTPAQAREVRSMTGITSSLALSVAIFGNPIRLHLVGRKIDTWLWGGTAAHYGDTVAVAKDLESGLTFAEQVVSEVNSLVVIIDSAGKIKRFNRLCEELSGVMEADVVGKNGLDLFINEQEREDTRLSVGDFFRKEKPYETLRPINTKKGVRIIKWRNTIIESGSGIPEKYLVCSGTDVTEELRAQERLVEMATTDALTGLPNRNAIQDKITAAVDAPNADAFGLIFLDLDNFKKVNDHYGHITGDTLIKEVSIALRSCLTEKDIIARLGGDEFLIMVASTSQDTVEATAQRILERMKQPFQLKRAEVYSGCSIGIAMFPEHGANLEELIRSADTAMYVAKDDGKRTYCVFSPDMNNKVSEYVWLDTNMRNALAENQFELYYQPKVSLLTGKIDSVEALIRWNHPKRGLIMPGTFIPYAEESGLIVPLGRWVMETAAKQAGAWKKQGLNLRIAINISARQLRTPTIIEEFTHAILSNDLSPSMVDIELTESCLVEDEKLAHRLIRMFRELGAEVHLDDFGTGYSSLSQLARLPLDVLKLDGSFIHSIHTDAKAQALVRSMVAVGHELNLKIVAECVETPEQADFLRNIGIDYAQGYLFAKPMRLADFTAWMPASSNNVVRLMTKRAS, encoded by the coding sequence ATTGAAGAAGACATTGACAACCCGAAGCTTTTTACACATTTCGGTACAACGAGTCCATGCTGGAAGCTCACCACCGATAGCGATTCTTTGAACGTCTCCGGTGAAATAAACTCGGCCACAGCGGCTATCGAACTGACTCCTGCGCAGGCGAGAGAGGTGCGCTCCATGACCGGCATTACCTCGAGTCTGGCGCTTTCCGTTGCGATTTTTGGTAATCCCATTCGCCTTCACCTGGTTGGCCGAAAAATCGATACGTGGTTGTGGGGCGGAACGGCCGCGCACTATGGAGATACAGTTGCGGTTGCAAAGGATTTGGAAAGTGGCCTGACTTTTGCGGAGCAAGTCGTCTCGGAGGTAAATTCGCTCGTTGTTATCATCGATAGCGCAGGAAAAATTAAACGATTCAACCGGTTATGCGAAGAGCTAAGCGGCGTAATGGAAGCGGATGTCGTCGGCAAAAACGGGTTGGACCTTTTTATCAATGAGCAGGAGCGAGAAGATACACGCTTGAGCGTTGGGGATTTCTTCCGAAAAGAAAAACCTTACGAAACGTTGCGCCCCATTAACACCAAGAAGGGTGTCCGCATAATTAAGTGGCGCAATACCATCATCGAATCCGGCAGCGGCATACCGGAAAAATACCTTGTTTGCTCCGGCACGGATGTGACGGAAGAGCTACGGGCGCAGGAACGATTGGTCGAGATGGCCACGACCGATGCGCTAACCGGCCTGCCAAACCGTAATGCTATTCAGGATAAAATCACCGCTGCGGTAGACGCGCCCAATGCCGATGCCTTCGGATTAATATTTCTAGATCTCGACAACTTTAAAAAGGTTAACGACCACTACGGCCACATCACCGGCGACACGCTGATCAAGGAAGTATCGATTGCGCTCCGCAGCTGTTTGACGGAGAAGGATATCATTGCCCGACTAGGTGGCGATGAGTTTCTCATTATGGTGGCAAGCACGTCTCAGGATACGGTCGAGGCCACGGCGCAGCGCATTCTGGAACGTATGAAACAACCGTTCCAGCTTAAGCGCGCCGAAGTCTACTCAGGATGTTCGATCGGTATCGCCATGTTCCCTGAGCATGGTGCGAACCTCGAAGAACTGATACGCAGCGCCGACACGGCGATGTATGTCGCAAAAGATGATGGCAAACGCACGTACTGCGTATTCTCGCCAGACATGAACAATAAAGTCAGCGAATACGTCTGGCTCGACACTAACATGCGCAACGCGCTGGCCGAAAACCAGTTCGAGCTTTATTACCAGCCAAAAGTGTCTCTCCTGACGGGAAAAATTGACAGCGTCGAAGCATTGATCCGCTGGAATCATCCGAAACGCGGTTTGATTATGCCGGGAACATTTATTCCCTACGCTGAGGAATCCGGTCTGATTGTGCCGCTCGGACGATGGGTAATGGAAACGGCGGCCAAGCAGGCTGGGGCCTGGAAAAAACAAGGGCTTAATTTACGTATTGCCATCAATATCTCAGCGCGGCAACTGCGGACTCCGACCATCATCGAAGAGTTTACGCACGCCATTTTGTCGAACGATCTGTCGCCGTCAATGGTCGATATCGAATTGACCGAAAGCTGCCTGGTGGAAGATGAAAAATTGGCCCATCGACTTATCCGCATGTTCCGCGAGCTGGGAGCCGAAGTCCATTTGGACGACTTCGGTACGGGCTATTCTTCGTTGTCCCAACTCGCCCGGTTACCTTTGGATGTATTGAAACTCGACGGCAGCTTCATCCACTCGATACACACCGACGCCAAGGCGCAAGCGCTGGTTCGTTCGATGGTCGCAGTCGGTCACGAGCTGAATCTGAAAATAGTTGCTGAGTGTGTAGAGACCCCCGAACAAGCGGACTTTTTACGTAATATCGGAATCGATTATGCACAGGGTTATCTATTTGCAAAACCCATGCGACTTGCCGACTTTACCGCCTGGATGCCAGCGTCGTCAAACAACGTGGTGCGCCTGATGACAAAGCGGGCAAGCTAA
- a CDS encoding ABC transporter substrate-binding protein, with the protein MAYTRREILKQAAWTTLGASASLLGINARAANLPAVIRFGVAQPAIGNPPAFSGSSAAIAHAKGLVEEEFKADGVKVEWYFFKGAGPAVNEALVNNQLDFAFQGDLPAIVGRSAGLKTKLVLATGIRSNIYLGVPIDSPIQSVKDLRGKRVAIFKGTNAQLPINRVLEANGLTEKDFKSINLDTATAFAALTTKDIDAAFGNINLLRLRDSKAARIVYGSKGGSPVFTCQGHILATEGFEKQYPEATARVVKAMVKAAKWSSDEVNREEVLRLWARAGTPYENWKEDYAGEPLRVRLNPNFDPFLIARYKDAVEQAYKFKLSRAKFDVDQWIDQRYLKAALTQLKLENYWPVYQANGNIVGT; encoded by the coding sequence ATGGCTTATACCCGCAGAGAGATTTTGAAACAAGCGGCCTGGACCACTTTGGGCGCCAGCGCCTCGCTGCTGGGAATCAACGCGCGCGCAGCCAATCTGCCCGCTGTGATTCGGTTCGGCGTGGCGCAACCCGCGATCGGCAATCCCCCTGCGTTCTCCGGCAGTTCCGCGGCGATCGCACATGCCAAGGGCCTGGTGGAAGAAGAGTTCAAAGCTGACGGCGTCAAGGTGGAATGGTATTTCTTCAAGGGTGCCGGGCCAGCAGTGAACGAAGCATTGGTCAACAACCAGCTCGACTTCGCATTTCAAGGCGATCTTCCTGCCATCGTGGGCCGTTCTGCCGGATTGAAAACCAAGTTGGTGCTCGCCACCGGCATCCGCTCGAATATCTATCTGGGTGTCCCCATTGATTCGCCAATCCAGTCGGTAAAAGATTTGCGCGGCAAGCGGGTCGCCATTTTTAAAGGCACCAATGCGCAACTACCGATCAACCGGGTACTCGAAGCCAACGGCCTGACCGAAAAAGATTTCAAGTCGATCAATCTGGACACCGCTACCGCCTTCGCCGCGCTAACCACTAAAGATATTGATGCCGCGTTTGGCAACATCAATCTGCTCCGTTTGCGTGATAGTAAAGCAGCACGGATCGTCTACGGTAGCAAAGGCGGATCGCCTGTTTTCACCTGCCAGGGACATATTCTTGCGACCGAAGGTTTTGAGAAACAATATCCCGAAGCCACGGCCCGTGTGGTCAAGGCTATGGTGAAGGCGGCAAAGTGGTCTTCCGACGAGGTTAATCGTGAAGAAGTATTACGGCTCTGGGCACGCGCCGGTACCCCTTATGAAAACTGGAAGGAAGACTATGCAGGTGAGCCGTTGCGGGTGCGTTTGAATCCCAACTTTGATCCATTCCTGATCGCACGCTACAAAGATGCGGTGGAGCAGGCCTACAAATTCAAATTGAGTCGTGCCAAATTTGACGTCGACCAATGGATCGATCAACGGTACCTTAAAGCGGCATTGACACAATTGAAGCTGGAAAACTATTGGCCCGTGTATCAGGCCAACGGCAACATTGTGGGAACCTGA
- a CDS encoding aliphatic sulfonate ABC transporter substrate-binding protein, translating into MSQKYFQRLWYCLLYLLMALVVQPVHAANPTTAQPSYPKEFRIGYQKGNSLVILKASGELEKTLAPFGVIVKWYEFPFGPPMIEAINTGNIDLGYVGSTPPVLAQAGGAPEVRYVGYTAAYKDNYAVVVPKESGVHSLKDLEGKKIAVAKGAAGQYLLLKALEREGMTPDDIIFSYLQYSESRSAFERGDVAAWVVPDPRLADIEESIGARPIVTATQLPPQYGFFIAPHKFAAAYPSVLRITLERLNVTEQTAKNHLEETALFLEKDTHVPKKIWLKSLSRQAWGIHFPLSKNVIDSQQDVADTFYKYHLIPKAIQVKRIVIPLN; encoded by the coding sequence ATGTCTCAAAAATATTTTCAAAGATTATGGTATTGCCTACTTTATCTTTTAATGGCACTCGTGGTGCAGCCCGTTCATGCTGCAAATCCGACCACCGCACAGCCATCGTATCCCAAAGAATTTCGGATCGGCTACCAAAAAGGTAACAGCCTCGTGATACTGAAAGCTAGCGGCGAATTGGAAAAAACGCTAGCGCCTTTTGGTGTCATCGTTAAATGGTATGAATTTCCGTTTGGTCCGCCAATGATTGAAGCCATCAATACTGGCAACATCGACCTTGGCTACGTCGGCTCGACCCCACCAGTTCTCGCGCAGGCCGGTGGTGCACCGGAGGTTCGCTACGTCGGCTATACCGCGGCCTATAAAGATAACTATGCCGTCGTCGTGCCCAAGGAATCTGGCGTACATAGTTTGAAAGACCTTGAGGGGAAAAAGATCGCCGTCGCGAAAGGCGCAGCAGGTCAGTATCTGCTTTTAAAAGCATTGGAGCGAGAAGGGATGACGCCTGATGACATCATTTTTTCCTATCTGCAATACAGCGAATCGCGGTCCGCTTTTGAGCGTGGAGATGTTGCAGCATGGGTAGTTCCTGACCCCCGTCTGGCAGACATAGAAGAATCCATAGGCGCACGTCCGATTGTCACCGCGACGCAGCTGCCGCCCCAGTATGGATTTTTTATCGCACCGCACAAGTTTGCCGCCGCGTACCCGTCAGTCTTGCGGATCACACTAGAGCGTCTGAATGTCACCGAACAAACCGCAAAAAATCATCTGGAAGAAACTGCGCTATTTTTGGAAAAGGATACCCATGTGCCGAAAAAAATATGGCTTAAGTCCCTCTCCCGTCAAGCGTGGGGAATTCACTTTCCGTTGTCGAAAAACGTGATTGATTCACAGCAGGACGTTGCGGACACGTTTTACAAATATCACCTGATTCCCAAAGCGATACAAGTAAAAAGGATTGTCATTCCGCTTAACTGA
- a CDS encoding crotonase/enoyl-CoA hydratase family protein, with translation MPLQNHPKTRRFIEAGPLTQMSAWYEAERNVMWTMLHAHPRPCFNPELLKDISNLTRAARAFHLPIDFWVTGSTVPGMYNVGGDLSYFANHIRSGERAPLMAYARACVDAVYEAMTGFGVGAVTIAMVEGTALGGGFEAALAHEYVLAQKDAKMGFPEIAFNLYPGMGAYSLVARKAHMRLAEHLISTGETHNAVWHHEKGLVDRLFEEGDAYKATRTFIDGLRPKLNGIRAMLRTRRRVLPITKTELLDITEDWAESAFQLEEKDLAYMERLVLLQNKRGVKSPPVATVAIKEVSPERATATAE, from the coding sequence ATGCCATTACAAAATCACCCCAAAACCCGGCGCTTTATCGAAGCCGGTCCGCTTACTCAAATGTCTGCCTGGTACGAAGCCGAGCGCAATGTGATGTGGACGATGTTGCATGCGCATCCGCGACCTTGTTTCAACCCCGAACTGCTGAAAGATATTTCGAACCTGACGCGAGCAGCACGCGCATTTCATTTGCCTATAGACTTCTGGGTCACCGGTTCCACGGTTCCAGGCATGTATAACGTCGGAGGGGACCTATCGTATTTTGCGAATCATATCCGCTCCGGTGAACGTGCGCCGTTGATGGCCTATGCCCGTGCCTGCGTCGATGCTGTATATGAGGCTATGACCGGTTTCGGCGTCGGTGCGGTTACGATCGCAATGGTCGAAGGAACGGCGCTTGGCGGTGGTTTTGAAGCCGCGCTGGCTCACGAGTACGTGTTAGCGCAAAAGGACGCAAAAATGGGCTTTCCAGAAATTGCCTTCAACTTGTATCCAGGCATGGGCGCCTATTCATTGGTGGCGCGCAAGGCACATATGCGCCTTGCAGAGCATTTAATCAGCACGGGCGAAACACACAACGCGGTATGGCATCACGAGAAAGGTCTGGTCGACCGCCTATTTGAGGAGGGCGACGCGTATAAGGCGACGCGTACTTTTATTGACGGCTTGCGACCAAAACTCAACGGCATCCGTGCAATGCTGCGTACGCGACGACGCGTGCTACCCATTACCAAAACCGAACTGTTGGACATCACGGAAGACTGGGCCGAATCGGCTTTTCAGCTGGAAGAAAAAGATCTCGCATACATGGAACGATTAGTGCTGTTGCAGAATAAACGGGGTGTCAAGTCGCCGCCTGTTGCGACTGTCGCGATTAAAGAGGTATCGCCAGAGCGGGCCACTGCGACAGCAGAATAA
- a CDS encoding nucleoside deaminase has translation MIDKFMQAAIEEAQKGLAEGGIPIGSVLVIDDQIVGRGHNRRVQNGSAILHAEMDCLENAGRLKAADYQRAVMYSTLSCCDMCSGAALLYKIPKIVIGENQTFQGPEAYMRSRGVTLEILDNEECVALMRDFIQAQPTLWDEDIGEV, from the coding sequence TTGATAGATAAATTCATGCAAGCAGCCATTGAAGAGGCCCAAAAGGGACTCGCTGAAGGTGGCATTCCTATCGGTTCCGTGCTGGTGATCGACGATCAGATCGTCGGGCGAGGGCATAATCGGCGCGTTCAGAACGGTAGCGCTATTTTACATGCTGAAATGGATTGCCTGGAAAACGCAGGTCGACTGAAGGCCGCCGATTATCAGCGTGCGGTCATGTATTCGACCTTGTCGTGTTGCGACATGTGTAGCGGCGCGGCACTTCTCTACAAGATTCCAAAAATTGTGATCGGAGAGAATCAGACCTTCCAGGGACCAGAGGCGTATATGCGTTCACGTGGTGTGACCCTGGAAATTTTGGACAACGAAGAATGCGTTGCTCTGATGCGTGATTTTATCCAGGCCCAGCCGACGCTATGGGACGAAGATATCGGAGAAGTGTAA
- a CDS encoding TauD/TfdA family dioxygenase: protein MNAAVLQQVNTLQVNPLSAHIGAEIHGVDLTQPLDAQRVAEIRAALLRWKVVFFRKQFLTHEQHVAFSQQFGELTVGHPVFGHVDGHQEIYSISKYRKATRFQGEALLRPWTGWHTDVTAAVNPPFASILRGVTIPPYGGDTQWTNLVVAYEKLSEPLRHFVDGLRGLHRFAPPPGVKATTEYDANVKQTALLTEHPLVRVHPETGERALYVSPGFLKSIIGVSPRESQAILELLWEHVIRPEFTVRFKWEPGSVAFWDNRATAHLAPTDILDLEFDRQLYRTTLVGDVPVGPDGRPSLALEGSPVIAAQAIAQN from the coding sequence ATGAACGCAGCCGTTTTACAGCAGGTCAATACCCTTCAAGTCAATCCTTTATCAGCGCATATCGGCGCAGAGATTCACGGCGTGGATTTGACACAGCCTTTAGATGCTCAGCGGGTAGCCGAGATACGTGCAGCGTTGCTTCGTTGGAAAGTAGTATTCTTCAGGAAGCAATTTTTAACACATGAACAACACGTTGCATTTAGCCAGCAGTTTGGTGAGTTGACAGTAGGACATCCCGTGTTCGGACACGTCGACGGACATCAAGAGATTTATTCGATTTCAAAATATCGCAAGGCCACGCGCTTCCAGGGTGAAGCTTTGCTGCGCCCGTGGACGGGTTGGCATACGGACGTCACCGCTGCGGTCAATCCGCCGTTTGCATCGATCTTGCGCGGTGTCACCATTCCACCGTATGGCGGCGATACGCAATGGACCAACCTGGTGGTTGCGTATGAAAAATTATCCGAGCCGCTGCGTCATTTTGTCGACGGTCTGCGCGGACTGCATCGCTTTGCGCCGCCACCCGGCGTCAAGGCCACCACCGAATATGACGCGAATGTCAAACAAACCGCGCTCCTGACCGAGCACCCTTTAGTGCGCGTGCATCCGGAAACTGGCGAACGTGCACTATACGTCAGCCCAGGATTTTTGAAGTCCATTATCGGGGTGTCACCGCGCGAAAGTCAGGCTATTTTAGAGCTGTTATGGGAACACGTGATTCGACCTGAGTTCACCGTACGTTTCAAATGGGAACCGGGCAGCGTCGCGTTTTGGGATAACCGAGCCACTGCGCATCTCGCGCCCACGGATATTCTCGATCTGGAATTTGATCGTCAGTTGTATCGCACCACTCTGGTCGGCGATGTGCCGGTCGGTCCGGACGGTCGACCATCGCTGGCGCTGGAAGGCAGCCCTGTAATTGCGGCGCAAGCGATCGCGCAAAATTAA